Proteins found in one Paenibacillus dendritiformis genomic segment:
- a CDS encoding ABC-F family ATP-binding cassette domain-containing protein produces the protein MHIMTIEELGKSYGDKILFRDVSFGIEEGDRFGIIGVNGTGKSTFLRTIAGWEQPEQGKVLAGSRITIRFVPQEPEFDPEATILDQVLGGDAPDMTAVRVYTEALERAAQRPDDEAAQAAFIRATDDMDRLQAWQLESEAKSILSRLGLDQFGAKMGDLSGGQRKRVALAAALIHPSDLLLLDEPTNHIDNDTVTWLETMLQKRSGALLMITHDRYFLDRVANRIVELDRGRAFFYEANYSRFLELKADREAREAASEDKRQNLLRQELAWIRRGARARTTKQKARIERFEALQKQEGPGQNGQVDITAASARLGKKIMELDELEARLADRPLFQGLSYIAVPEDRIGIIGPNGSGKSTLLRIIAGEREPDGGSIVLGPTVRIGFFTQEHAEMDESMRVIEYIREAAETVRTADGNSITAAQMLERFLFEPAMQWTVIGKLSGGEKRRLQLLRMLMEAPNVLLLDEPTNDLDVQTLAVLEDYLDEFPGVVIAVSHDRYFLDRVAERIWSFEEGAIRQHVGNYSEYMEWKARHGKEAGEPKPKAQTPEEAAPAGKSERSDRKPKLKMSYKEEREYERIEDDIMEAEERIQQIQRDMELAFSDSARLQELMKEESAAQQRLEALMERWTYLSELAEQIEAEKQK, from the coding sequence ATGCACATCATGACGATTGAAGAGCTGGGCAAGAGCTATGGCGACAAAATACTGTTCCGGGACGTATCCTTCGGCATTGAGGAAGGGGATCGCTTCGGCATTATCGGTGTCAACGGGACGGGGAAGTCGACCTTTTTGCGCACAATAGCGGGTTGGGAGCAGCCCGAGCAAGGAAAAGTGCTGGCCGGCAGCCGGATTACGATCCGCTTCGTGCCGCAGGAGCCTGAATTCGATCCGGAGGCGACCATTCTGGATCAGGTGTTGGGCGGAGATGCTCCCGACATGACCGCGGTGCGCGTATATACGGAAGCGCTGGAACGGGCCGCGCAGCGGCCGGACGATGAAGCGGCGCAGGCGGCATTCATCCGGGCGACCGATGATATGGATCGGCTGCAGGCATGGCAGCTGGAGAGCGAGGCGAAGTCGATTCTGTCCCGGCTCGGGCTGGATCAATTCGGAGCCAAGATGGGGGATTTGTCCGGCGGCCAGCGCAAGCGCGTCGCCCTCGCGGCGGCGCTAATCCATCCGTCGGATCTGCTGCTGCTTGATGAGCCGACGAACCATATCGACAACGACACGGTCACTTGGCTGGAGACGATGCTGCAGAAGCGAAGCGGCGCGCTGCTGATGATTACGCATGACCGCTATTTCCTGGATCGGGTAGCGAACCGGATCGTGGAGCTGGATCGGGGACGGGCGTTCTTCTATGAAGCCAATTATTCGCGCTTTCTGGAGCTCAAGGCAGACCGCGAGGCGCGGGAAGCGGCGTCGGAGGACAAGCGTCAGAACCTGCTCCGCCAGGAGCTGGCCTGGATCCGGCGCGGCGCGAGAGCGCGGACGACGAAGCAGAAGGCCCGGATCGAGCGCTTCGAGGCGCTGCAGAAGCAGGAGGGGCCGGGGCAGAACGGGCAAGTGGACATCACGGCAGCCTCCGCCCGTCTTGGGAAAAAAATAATGGAGCTGGACGAACTCGAAGCCAGACTGGCGGATCGGCCGCTGTTCCAGGGATTGAGCTATATCGCCGTGCCGGAGGACCGCATCGGCATCATTGGCCCGAACGGAAGCGGGAAGTCGACGCTGCTGCGCATCATTGCCGGCGAGCGCGAGCCTGACGGCGGTTCGATCGTTCTCGGGCCGACCGTCCGCATCGGCTTCTTCACTCAGGAGCATGCGGAGATGGATGAGTCGATGCGGGTGATCGAATATATTCGCGAAGCGGCCGAGACGGTTCGCACGGCCGACGGCAATTCGATTACGGCGGCGCAAATGCTGGAACGGTTCCTGTTCGAGCCTGCGATGCAATGGACCGTAATCGGCAAGCTGTCTGGGGGCGAGAAGCGGCGCTTGCAGCTGCTTCGCATGCTGATGGAAGCGCCGAATGTGCTGCTGCTCGATGAGCCGACGAACGATCTGGATGTGCAGACGCTCGCCGTGCTGGAAGATTATTTGGACGAGTTCCCGGGCGTCGTCATCGCGGTCTCTCATGATCGCTATTTCCTGGATCGGGTCGCTGAACGGATCTGGTCGTTCGAAGAGGGCGCTATCCGCCAGCATGTCGGGAACTATAGCGAGTATATGGAATGGAAGGCGCGGCACGGGAAGGAGGCCGGTGAGCCGAAGCCGAAGGCGCAGACGCCGGAGGAAGCGGCCCCGGCAGGCAAATCGGAACGGTCGGACCGGAAGCCGAAACTGAAAATGTCCTACAAGGAAGAACGCGAATATGAGCGGATTGAAGACGACATCATGGAGGCGGAGGAGCGCATTCAGCAGATCCAGCGGGATATGGAGCTGGCGTTCAGCGATTCGGCGCGGCTGCAGGAATTGATGAAGGAAGAAAGCGCGGCCCAGCAGCGGCTTGAAGCACTGATGGAGCGGTGGACATATTTGAGCGAGCTGGCGGAACAGATCGAGGCGGAGAAGCAGAAGTAA
- a CDS encoding TetR/AcrR family transcriptional regulator has protein sequence MSYGQSDKLHLILDAAYELFGANGFYETKMSDIAEKAGIAKGTIYIYFKSKEELFTAMSVRDFEQYLRELDYGLNQAGSLEDGLRFAADHHLRYYFRRRQYTNLFFKSPNKDPDMMQALCKFMHRYIEAMAGLMRRFELPEPVLHAKSYTGMLDMMKMDMLFSPEFTEQDMEQRIRFVADLFIHGCPAAGTASPDGDAGNGSAPRGEE, from the coding sequence ATGAGTTACGGGCAAAGCGACAAACTGCATCTGATATTGGATGCGGCCTATGAGCTTTTCGGTGCCAATGGCTTCTATGAGACGAAGATGTCGGACATCGCCGAGAAGGCCGGCATTGCCAAAGGAACGATTTATATTTATTTCAAAAGCAAAGAAGAATTGTTCACGGCCATGTCGGTCCGTGATTTTGAACAATATTTGCGCGAGCTCGATTACGGCTTGAACCAAGCCGGTTCGCTGGAGGATGGGCTGCGCTTCGCTGCAGATCATCATCTGCGTTATTATTTCAGACGGAGGCAGTATACGAATCTGTTCTTCAAGTCGCCGAACAAAGATCCCGATATGATGCAGGCGCTGTGCAAATTCATGCATCGCTACATCGAGGCGATGGCAGGCCTGATGCGGCGCTTCGAGCTGCCCGAGCCGGTGCTTCATGCGAAGTCTTATACGGGGATGCTGGATATGATGAAGATGGACATGCTGTTCTCTCCGGAGTTCACCGAGCAAGATATGGAGCAGCGCATCCGCTTCGTGGCTGATTTGTTCATTCACGGCTGTCCGGCGGCGGGAACGGCTTCACCGGACGGGGATGCCGGGAACGGATCCGCTCCCCGAGGTGAAGAGTGA
- a CDS encoding DUF92 domain-containing protein — protein sequence MIQEVIGWHSSWGPWIIGLLGSLLVAGAAWWKKSLTGSGAAAAIVMGTIYCGGGALIWFGLLLTFFVTSTLWSKWKKKAKGRFEDNYEKSGTRDAGQVFANGGLGLLLCLAYIIAPHPAWVALFVGAMASVNADTWATEIGSLSRRPPRSIVNGRVVPPGTSGGVSLLGTAASAAGAFVIGGAAVVFLLLDPLQTGPETSFRALAVLLIAGTLGGLAGALLDSLLGATLQAGYRCPHCGADTERISHCGSATDLVRGYRWLNNDRVNLLCSCAGAAVSCLIWLLAGG from the coding sequence TTGATACAGGAAGTTATCGGATGGCATTCGAGCTGGGGTCCCTGGATCATCGGGCTGCTGGGGAGCCTGCTGGTGGCCGGGGCCGCATGGTGGAAGAAGTCGTTAACCGGATCCGGCGCCGCGGCGGCCATCGTGATGGGGACGATCTATTGCGGCGGCGGCGCGCTCATCTGGTTCGGATTGCTGCTTACTTTTTTTGTGACGTCGACGCTATGGTCGAAGTGGAAGAAGAAGGCCAAGGGGCGCTTTGAGGATAATTATGAAAAATCAGGGACCCGGGATGCAGGGCAGGTATTCGCCAATGGAGGCTTGGGGCTGCTTCTCTGTCTTGCCTATATTATCGCGCCCCATCCCGCCTGGGTCGCCCTCTTCGTCGGGGCGATGGCCTCGGTCAACGCCGATACATGGGCGACCGAGATCGGAAGTCTGAGCCGCCGCCCGCCGCGATCGATCGTGAACGGCCGGGTCGTTCCGCCGGGAACGTCCGGCGGCGTGTCTCTGCTTGGGACGGCGGCGTCGGCGGCAGGCGCCTTCGTTATTGGAGGAGCCGCGGTCGTCTTCCTGCTGCTCGATCCGCTGCAGACCGGGCCGGAGACGTCCTTCCGCGCGCTGGCCGTCCTGTTGATTGCCGGGACGCTGGGCGGATTGGCCGGGGCGCTGCTCGACTCCCTGCTCGGCGCGACCTTGCAGGCAGGCTACCGCTGCCCGCACTGCGGCGCGGATACGGAACGGATCTCGCATTGCGGAAGCGCGACGGATCTGGTGCGCGGTTACCGTTGGCTCAACAACGATCGGGTGAATCTGCTCTGCTCCTGCGCCGGCGCGGCCGTCTCCTGTCTCATCTGGCTGCTGGCCGGAGGGTAA
- a CDS encoding fumarylacetoacetate hydrolase family protein, with the protein MSDHRGMMSDGRQVRNVYCIGRNYRLHAAELGNAVPEEPMVFLKPSHAVITMETDTMLPLPLERGAVHHEVELVLHIGRRVEPGMTAAEAVDAFALGIDFTLRDVQDVLKKKGHPWLAAKGVLNSAPVTRFLPFPGTETLERTLFAMHNNGRLVQEGRAEEMLFSLDTLIDYTARHYGLGEGDLLFTGTPAGVGPVQAGDRLELSWDGERLGSCVIAAQN; encoded by the coding sequence ATGAGCGATCATAGAGGAATGATGAGTGACGGGCGCCAAGTGCGCAATGTCTATTGCATCGGGCGCAACTACCGGCTGCATGCGGCTGAATTGGGCAATGCGGTTCCCGAGGAGCCGATGGTGTTTTTGAAGCCTTCCCATGCGGTGATAACGATGGAGACGGATACGATGCTGCCGCTCCCGCTTGAGCGTGGGGCGGTCCATCATGAAGTGGAGCTGGTGCTTCACATCGGCCGCCGGGTCGAGCCGGGCATGACGGCTGCGGAAGCAGTCGACGCCTTTGCCCTTGGGATTGATTTTACGCTGCGCGACGTGCAGGACGTTTTGAAGAAGAAGGGCCATCCGTGGCTGGCGGCAAAGGGCGTGTTGAACTCGGCTCCGGTCACCCGGTTTCTGCCTTTTCCGGGCACGGAGACGCTAGAACGGACGCTGTTCGCCATGCATAACAACGGGCGCCTCGTGCAGGAGGGGCGCGCGGAGGAGATGCTGTTCTCTCTCGACACGCTGATTGATTATACGGCCCGTCATTATGGGCTCGGAGAAGGGGATCTCCTCTTCACGGGAACGCCGGCAGGGGTCGGCCCGGTGCAGGCGGGGGATCGCCTGGAATTAAGCTGGGACGGAGAACGGCTGGGCTCCTGCGTCATCGCGGCGCAGAATTAA
- a CDS encoding CapA family protein produces the protein MRQSRKEWEGRVRRRRRRPLLVLNIVLAAIVAGTAYAGWQQGWLSGEQAEWTQPPAASNGGEAAAPEKPASGLPGDEPDGSSAGADDGQEAGADTEHPNQDASLPGSGPEEEPRVRLAFAGDVMTAGRVEDVVKEHGFDFPFAHAKRWFQQADIAAVNLETPLTVRGVPAKDKEFVYKSSPRTAQAMVDAGIHLVNLANNHSMDQGEEGLLDTFAALKEVHLPYVGAGHDAEEAFRPVILESQGIKLAFLGFTRVVPEVSWYAGKNKPGLATTYDVMKEKAAEAVAKAKEHADLVVVIAHWGKEKKDFPEDYQRELACLYIDAGADLIVGGHPHVLQGLEQYKGKWIAYSLGNFIFTRAIQPVTWETAILQAECTKQGQCELAVVPFYTELGQAVPLEGEAGRAVLQRVESISDQVSIDAEGRVTHVKK, from the coding sequence TTGAGACAATCGCGGAAGGAGTGGGAAGGGCGCGTGCGAAGGAGACGGCGCCGCCCGCTGCTTGTCCTGAATATCGTGCTGGCGGCCATTGTCGCTGGAACGGCCTACGCCGGTTGGCAGCAGGGATGGCTGTCCGGCGAACAGGCAGAATGGACGCAGCCGCCAGCAGCCTCCAACGGAGGCGAAGCGGCAGCGCCGGAGAAGCCGGCGAGCGGGCTGCCGGGGGATGAGCCAGACGGTTCGTCCGCCGGCGCTGACGACGGCCAAGAGGCGGGGGCGGATACGGAACATCCCAATCAGGATGCGTCTCTTCCGGGGAGCGGGCCAGAGGAGGAACCGCGCGTCCGCCTCGCCTTCGCCGGCGACGTGATGACGGCCGGACGCGTGGAGGATGTCGTGAAGGAGCATGGATTTGACTTTCCTTTTGCGCACGCCAAGCGGTGGTTCCAACAAGCGGATATTGCCGCGGTCAATCTGGAGACGCCGCTGACGGTGCGGGGAGTCCCGGCGAAGGACAAGGAATTCGTCTACAAATCATCGCCGCGGACGGCGCAGGCGATGGTCGATGCGGGCATTCACCTCGTCAACCTGGCCAACAACCATTCGATGGATCAAGGGGAAGAGGGGCTGCTGGATACGTTCGCCGCGCTGAAGGAAGTTCATCTTCCTTACGTCGGGGCGGGGCATGATGCGGAGGAAGCCTTTAGGCCGGTCATACTCGAGAGTCAGGGCATCAAACTCGCCTTCCTCGGCTTCACTCGTGTCGTTCCGGAAGTGAGCTGGTATGCGGGCAAGAACAAGCCTGGGCTGGCAACCACTTATGACGTGATGAAGGAGAAGGCGGCGGAAGCGGTCGCGAAGGCGAAGGAGCACGCCGATCTCGTCGTGGTCATTGCGCATTGGGGCAAGGAGAAGAAGGACTTCCCGGAGGACTACCAGCGGGAGCTGGCCTGCCTGTATATTGATGCGGGCGCCGACCTGATCGTGGGAGGACATCCCCACGTCCTGCAAGGCCTGGAGCAGTACAAAGGCAAATGGATCGCCTATAGTCTCGGGAACTTTATTTTTACGCGGGCCATCCAGCCCGTCACGTGGGAGACCGCCATCTTGCAGGCGGAATGCACGAAGCAGGGCCAATGCGAGCTGGCCGTCGTTCCGTTCTATACCGAACTGGGGCAAGCCGTTCCGCTGGAAGGGGAAGCGGGACGGGCGGTGCTGCAGCGAGTGGAGAGCATATCGGACCAGGTATCCATCGACGCGGAGGGACGCGTGACGCATGTGAAGAAGTGA
- the hemG gene encoding protoporphyrinogen oxidase: MNALRKLVVIGGGITGLSAAFYALKQADEEGQPISVTIIEQSDRLGGKIETLRKEGCVIEKGPDSFLARKLPMIDLARDLGMESELVATNPHAKKTYILRRGKLYRMPPGLVLGIPTELGPFAKTGLISPWGKLRAAMDLFIKPRPSDEDESVGAFLDRRLGREVTEHIAEPLLAGIYAGDLQALSLQATFPQFAQVERKHGGLIRGMKASRQAGQSVPGLPDVAKGTMFLTFRNGLISLVERLEETLQERAELRLGIGAEGLEKREDGTYLVRLSDGSSLLADAVIVTTPSYHAASFLEEHIDASSLKAIRHVSVANVVSVFDRKQVKNQFDGTGFVISRREGRAITACTWTSVKWPHTSRGDKLIIRCYIGRAGDEERVDWPDEALKRTVRSELRELLDIDIDPEFVEITRLRHSMPQYPVGHVQAIRSLRDEVGRALPGVFLAGQPYEGVGMPDCVRSGRDAAEAAVSAMQAMSTETGAPAEDAATGTAG; this comes from the coding sequence ATGAATGCTCTGCGGAAACTTGTCGTTATCGGTGGAGGAATTACGGGATTGAGCGCGGCGTTCTATGCGCTGAAGCAGGCGGATGAAGAGGGGCAGCCCATCTCCGTTACCATCATAGAGCAATCGGACCGTCTCGGAGGGAAGATTGAGACTCTGCGCAAGGAAGGATGTGTCATTGAAAAAGGACCGGACTCCTTCCTCGCCCGGAAGCTGCCGATGATCGATTTGGCGCGCGACCTCGGAATGGAATCCGAATTAGTCGCAACGAATCCGCATGCCAAAAAAACATATATATTGCGCCGGGGCAAGCTGTACCGGATGCCGCCCGGCCTAGTGCTGGGCATTCCGACGGAGCTGGGTCCGTTCGCGAAGACCGGGCTCATCTCTCCGTGGGGGAAGCTTCGCGCGGCTATGGATCTGTTCATCAAGCCGCGTCCGTCGGATGAAGATGAATCTGTCGGCGCGTTTCTGGACAGACGTCTCGGACGGGAAGTGACGGAGCATATTGCCGAGCCGCTGCTTGCCGGCATTTATGCCGGAGATTTGCAGGCGCTGAGCCTGCAGGCCACCTTCCCGCAATTCGCGCAGGTGGAGCGGAAGCACGGGGGCCTGATTCGCGGAATGAAAGCGAGCCGCCAAGCAGGCCAGTCGGTTCCGGGGCTGCCGGATGTCGCCAAGGGAACGATGTTCCTGACGTTCCGCAACGGCCTGATCTCGCTCGTCGAACGGCTGGAGGAGACGCTGCAGGAACGAGCCGAATTACGCCTCGGCATCGGCGCGGAAGGACTGGAGAAGCGGGAGGACGGAACGTATCTGGTGCGCTTGAGCGATGGCAGCAGCCTGTTAGCGGATGCGGTCATCGTAACGACGCCTTCTTATCATGCGGCTTCCTTCCTCGAGGAGCATATCGACGCGAGCTCCCTGAAGGCGATCCGTCATGTGTCGGTCGCGAACGTCGTCAGCGTGTTCGACCGCAAGCAGGTCAAGAATCAGTTCGACGGCACAGGGTTCGTTATATCGCGCCGGGAAGGCCGGGCGATTACCGCCTGCACGTGGACCTCGGTCAAGTGGCCGCATACGAGCCGCGGAGATAAGCTCATTATCCGCTGCTACATTGGCCGGGCCGGCGACGAGGAGCGGGTGGATTGGCCGGATGAGGCGCTCAAGCGCACGGTGCGCAGCGAGCTGAGGGAGCTGCTTGATATCGATATCGACCCGGAGTTCGTCGAGATTACGCGCCTTCGCCACTCGATGCCCCAGTATCCGGTCGGCCATGTGCAAGCGATCCGCTCGCTGAGGGACGAGGTTGGGCGCGCGCTGCCGGGCGTATTCCTGGCCGGACAGCCGTACGAAGGGGTCGGCATGCCTGATTGCGTTCGCAGCGGCCGCGATGCGGCGGAAGCGGCGGTTAGCGCGATGCAGGCCATGAGTACGGAGACAGGGGCGCCAGCCGAAGATGCCGCTACTGGAACGGCAGGGTAA
- the hemH gene encoding ferrochelatase, translated as MEGQRVSKRKIGVLVMSYGTPRSLEEIEPYYTHIRRGNPPSEEQLKELTDRYEAIVGGVFPLREHTNRQVEALQETLNRRTEGTEVEYVCYQGLKHAQPYIEDGVAAMAADGIKEAVSVVLAPHYSAMSVGGYNARAKEAAAKHGIELRCVNSYHLHPELLDALTERVNEQLDAFVTEGAKRDEIQVLFSAHSLPARILEMNDPYVDELNATSGAIAERCGLKEGQWRFTWQSAGRTAAPWLGPDILDTLAAVQQEGIRWVLSAPIGFVSDHLEVLYDLDIEAVQEAERLGIRFKRIRMLNDDPKYMSTLADVTMKAMSEASN; from the coding sequence ATGGAGGGACAGCGAGTGTCCAAGCGTAAAATCGGCGTGCTGGTGATGTCTTACGGAACTCCCCGCAGCCTCGAAGAAATCGAGCCTTATTACACGCATATCCGGCGGGGCAATCCGCCTTCCGAGGAGCAGCTGAAGGAGCTGACGGATCGGTATGAAGCGATTGTCGGGGGCGTGTTCCCGCTGCGGGAGCATACGAACCGCCAAGTTGAAGCGCTGCAGGAGACGCTGAACCGCCGTACCGAAGGCACGGAAGTGGAGTATGTGTGCTACCAAGGCTTGAAGCATGCGCAGCCGTATATCGAGGACGGCGTGGCGGCGATGGCCGCGGACGGCATCAAGGAAGCCGTGTCCGTCGTGCTCGCGCCGCATTATTCCGCGATGAGCGTCGGCGGCTACAATGCGCGGGCGAAGGAAGCGGCGGCGAAGCACGGGATCGAGCTTCGCTGCGTCAACAGCTATCATCTTCACCCTGAGCTGCTGGATGCGTTGACAGAGCGGGTGAATGAGCAGCTGGACGCCTTCGTTACTGAAGGGGCGAAGCGGGATGAGATTCAGGTGCTGTTCAGCGCCCACAGCCTGCCTGCGCGCATCCTGGAGATGAATGATCCGTACGTGGATGAATTGAACGCGACATCGGGCGCGATTGCCGAGCGCTGCGGACTGAAGGAAGGGCAGTGGAGATTCACCTGGCAAAGCGCGGGCCGAACGGCAGCGCCTTGGTTGGGGCCGGATATTTTGGACACGCTCGCCGCGGTTCAGCAGGAAGGCATCCGCTGGGTGCTATCGGCTCCGATCGGATTCGTATCCGACCATCTGGAAGTGCTGTATGATCTCGATATCGAGGCGGTTCAGGAGGCCGAGCGCCTGGGCATCCGCTTCAAGCGGATTCGCATGCTGAACGATGATCCGAAGTATATGTCGACATTGGCCGACGTGACGATGAAGGCGATGTCGGAAGCGAGTAATTAG
- the hemE gene encoding uroporphyrinogen decarboxylase: MTYNDRFLKACRQEQVDRVPVWYMRQAGRYDPDYRKIKEKYSLLEICRQPELAAEVTMMPVRKLGVDAAILYSDIMNPVASMGIDFDIVANVGPVIHNPIRSAADVERLTPVDPEGDLGHILETIRILDAELKVPLITFAGSPFTIASYLIEGRPSKNYILTKTMMYETPDVWYALMDKLADMVIAYVRSQVANGAKAFQLFDSWVGSLSPRDFERYVLPTMTRIFAELSELDVPKIYFPGVSSGELLPALHELKADVIGLDWRVSVTEGRRRLNGRFAVQGNLDPYVLTGPMSVIEREAAHIVEQGIQEPGYIFNLGHGLFPEASLDKLQRLTEFVHEYSSQLLAKK; encoded by the coding sequence ATGACTTATAATGATCGTTTTCTGAAAGCGTGTCGACAGGAACAAGTAGACCGCGTGCCGGTATGGTACATGCGGCAGGCGGGGCGTTATGATCCCGATTATCGCAAGATTAAAGAGAAATACAGTCTGCTTGAAATATGCCGCCAGCCGGAGCTGGCTGCTGAAGTTACGATGATGCCCGTCCGCAAGCTCGGCGTGGATGCGGCGATTCTCTATTCCGATATTATGAATCCGGTCGCTTCGATGGGCATTGATTTCGATATTGTTGCCAATGTAGGGCCGGTCATTCACAATCCGATACGAAGCGCGGCCGATGTCGAGCGCCTGACACCGGTCGATCCGGAAGGCGATCTGGGCCATATTCTTGAGACGATTCGCATTCTTGACGCAGAGTTGAAGGTTCCGCTTATCACGTTCGCGGGCTCTCCGTTCACGATTGCGAGCTATCTGATCGAAGGCCGTCCTTCTAAAAATTACATCCTTACGAAGACGATGATGTATGAGACTCCGGACGTATGGTATGCCTTGATGGACAAGCTGGCAGACATGGTGATCGCCTATGTGCGTTCCCAAGTGGCGAACGGGGCCAAAGCGTTCCAATTGTTCGATAGCTGGGTAGGCTCCTTGTCTCCGCGCGATTTCGAACGGTACGTGCTGCCGACGATGACGCGCATTTTTGCGGAGTTGTCCGAGTTGGACGTGCCGAAAATATATTTCCCAGGCGTCAGCTCCGGGGAATTGCTTCCGGCCCTCCATGAGCTGAAGGCGGATGTGATTGGCTTAGACTGGCGAGTGTCCGTCACGGAAGGACGCCGCCGGCTGAACGGCCGGTTCGCCGTGCAGGGCAATCTGGACCCTTATGTGTTGACTGGGCCGATGAGCGTCATCGAACGGGAAGCCGCCCATATCGTGGAGCAGGGAATTCAGGAGCCGGGCTACATTTTCAACCTCGGCCACGGGCTGTTCCCGGAAGCTTCGCTGGACAAATTACAGCGGCTGACCGAGTTCGTGCATGAATATTCCAGCCAATTGCTGGCGAAGAAATAA